A genome region from Triticum aestivum cultivar Chinese Spring chromosome 2B, IWGSC CS RefSeq v2.1, whole genome shotgun sequence includes the following:
- the LOC123047416 gene encoding dof zinc finger protein 4: MAPASAGAKRPFAADSAHDAAEQEQSLAQVQESAVSKKNGQSEQPKLECPRCSSTDTKFCYYNNYSTAQPRHYCRTCRRYWTHGGTLRKVPVGGACRRGSGSSSKRRRPSAEPHTPSSGSPQPDQQEQDTLPPLPVFPFLTDGGPAFLPQFDLGLYDGLAAPTGAWEDFGGLELTWPPPPPPEAGN; this comes from the exons ATGGCTCCAGCCTCCGCCGGCGCCAAGCGCCCCTTCGCCGCCGACTCCGCCCACGACGCTGCTGAGCAAGAGCAATCACTCGCGCAG GTCCAGGAGAGCGCGGTGAGCAAGAAGAACGGCCAGAGCGAGCAGCCGAAGCTGGAGTGCCCACGGTGCAGCTCCACGGACACCAAGTTCTGCTACTACAACAACTACAGCACGGCACAGCCGCGCCACTACTGCCGCACCTGCCGCCGCTACTGGACGCACGGCGGCACGCTGCGCAAGGTCCCCGTCGGCGGCGCCTGCCGCCGCggctccggcagcagcagcaagcgcCGCAGGCCCTCCGCCGAGCCCCACACGCCCTCCTCCGGCTCGCCGCAGCCGGACCAGCAGGAGCAAGACACGCTCCCCCCGCTCCCGGTCTTCCCGTTCCTCACCGATGGCGGCCCCGCCTTCCTGCCGCAGTTCGACCTCGGGCTCTACGACGGGCTCGCGGCGCCCACCGGCGCATGGGAGGACTTCGGCGGCCTTGAGCTCACCTGGCCACCACCGCCACCCCCGGAGGCCGGCAACTGA